A genomic segment from Pseudomonas sp. S09G 359 encodes:
- the guaA gene encoding glutamine-hydrolyzing GMP synthase: MALDIHAHRILILDFGSQYTQLIARRVREIGVYCELHPFDMDDEAIREFAPKGVILAGGPESVHEANSPRCPQAVFDLGVPVFGICYGMQTMAEQLGGKVEGSELREFGYARVDVVGKSRLLDGIEDHVDADGLFGLDVWMSHGDKVTKMPEDFHILASTPSCPIAGMFSDERRYYGVQFHPEVTHTKQGGRILSRFILDICECEALWTPSKIAEDAIAQVRAQVGTDNVLLGLSGGVDSSVVAALLHKAIGDQLTCVFVDNGLLRLHEGEQVMAMFAENMGVKVIRANAEDQFLNNLAGESDPEKKRKIIGRTFIDVFDAQSNKLDNIKYLAQGTIYPDVIESAGAKSGKAHVIKSHHNVGGLPEEMNLKLVEPLRELFKDEVRRLGLELGLPYDMVYRHPFPGPGLGVRILGEVKKEYADLLRRADHIFIEELRKADWYHKVSQAFVVFQPVKSVGVVGDGRRYAWVVALRAVETIDFMTARWAHLPYELLETVSGRIINEIEGISRVTYDVSSKPPATIEWE, translated from the coding sequence ATGGCCCTCGACATTCACGCCCACCGCATCCTGATCCTCGATTTCGGTTCCCAGTACACCCAACTGATCGCCCGCCGCGTGCGTGAAATCGGCGTGTACTGCGAACTGCATCCGTTCGACATGGACGACGAAGCGATCCGCGAATTCGCACCTAAAGGCGTCATCCTCGCCGGTGGCCCCGAGTCCGTGCACGAAGCCAACAGCCCGCGCTGCCCGCAAGCCGTGTTCGACCTGGGCGTGCCTGTTTTCGGTATCTGCTACGGCATGCAAACCATGGCCGAGCAACTGGGCGGCAAGGTTGAAGGTTCCGAGCTGCGTGAATTCGGTTATGCCCGTGTCGACGTGGTCGGCAAAAGCCGCCTGCTGGACGGCATCGAAGACCACGTCGACGCCGACGGCCTGTTCGGCCTCGACGTGTGGATGAGCCACGGTGACAAGGTCACCAAGATGCCGGAAGACTTCCACATCCTGGCCAGCACCCCGAGCTGCCCGATCGCTGGCATGTTCAGCGACGAGCGTCGTTACTACGGCGTGCAGTTCCACCCGGAAGTGACCCACACCAAGCAAGGCGGGCGCATCCTGTCGCGCTTCATCCTCGACATCTGCGAGTGTGAAGCCCTGTGGACCCCGTCGAAAATCGCTGAAGACGCCATCGCCCAGGTTCGCGCCCAGGTTGGCACTGACAACGTACTGCTCGGCCTGTCCGGCGGCGTTGACTCCTCCGTGGTTGCCGCGCTGCTGCACAAAGCCATCGGCGACCAGCTGACGTGCGTGTTCGTCGACAACGGCCTGCTGCGCCTGCACGAAGGCGAGCAGGTTATGGCCATGTTCGCCGAGAACATGGGCGTCAAGGTGATCCGCGCCAACGCCGAGGACCAGTTCCTCAACAACCTGGCTGGCGAAAGCGATCCAGAGAAGAAGCGCAAGATCATCGGCCGCACCTTCATCGACGTATTCGATGCCCAGTCGAACAAACTGGACAACATCAAGTACCTCGCCCAGGGCACCATCTACCCTGACGTGATCGAGTCGGCCGGCGCCAAGAGCGGCAAGGCCCACGTGATCAAGTCCCACCACAACGTGGGTGGCCTGCCTGAGGAAATGAACCTCAAGCTGGTAGAACCGCTGCGCGAACTGTTCAAGGACGAAGTCCGCCGTCTGGGCCTGGAACTCGGCCTGCCGTACGACATGGTCTACCGCCACCCATTCCCGGGCCCGGGCCTGGGCGTGCGCATCCTCGGCGAAGTGAAGAAGGAATACGCCGACCTGCTGCGTCGCGCCGACCACATCTTCATCGAAGAACTGCGCAAAGCCGACTGGTACCACAAAGTCAGCCAGGCCTTCGTGGTGTTCCAGCCAGTTAAGTCCGTGGGTGTTGTAGGCGATGGCCGTCGTTACGCGTGGGTTGTTGCGCTGCGTGCCGTAGAAACCATCGACTTCATGACCGCCCGCTGGGCACACCTGCCGTACGAACTGCTGGAAACTGTCAGCGGCCGTATCATCAATGAGATCGAAGGCATTTCGCGCGTCACTTATGACGTGTCGAGCAAGCCGCCGGCGACCATTGAGTGGGAATGA
- a CDS encoding sugar ABC transporter ATPase: MNSQSILVPKISTLPVHEPRARAIVRWLVRKNIIKEELTTCGRTGNRMGYALADGARAVVLHPEALPFNEPVNGLEIIYKRCIYTPAKGFLEEAGCPECRKEVGEALFESLEDWMPGHTDNFTCPLCGHEDDINGFLFLQECGFSNLGFIFNNWAEAGFKQSFIDEFADWLDQKIAWVKVEL, from the coding sequence ATGAATTCCCAAAGCATCCTTGTCCCCAAAATCTCCACCTTGCCGGTCCACGAACCCCGCGCCCGGGCGATCGTGCGCTGGCTGGTGCGCAAGAACATCATCAAGGAAGAGCTGACCACCTGCGGGCGCACCGGCAACCGCATGGGCTACGCCCTGGCCGACGGCGCCCGCGCCGTGGTCCTGCACCCCGAGGCGCTGCCGTTCAACGAGCCGGTCAACGGCCTGGAGATCATCTACAAACGCTGCATCTACACGCCGGCCAAGGGCTTTCTCGAAGAAGCCGGCTGCCCGGAGTGCCGCAAGGAAGTCGGCGAAGCACTGTTCGAAAGCCTGGAAGACTGGATGCCCGGCCACACCGACAACTTCACCTGTCCGCTGTGTGGGCATGAAGACGATATCAACGGTTTCCTGTTCCTACAGGAATGCGGGTTTTCCAACCTGGGATTCATCTTCAACAACTGGGCGGAGGCGGGGTTCAAGCAGAGCTTTATCGACGAATTTGCCGATTGGTTGGACCAGAAGATCGCTTGGGTCAAAGTCGAACTTTAA
- the treR gene encoding trehalose operon repressor: MSKYNQIYTDLLASITTERLQRGTRLPSETELMDAYQASRGTVRRAIEQLQERGFAQKIHGKGTFVLSPNPIEFQLGGIVSFYETHADLGDDVHTEVVEFTQFPLEGSLLQHIEAEAGTLITRIKRVRRIGGKRVILDINHFVADLIPGLDRSIAEQSIYAFIEQTLQLQISYAQRTIEALPRSKDDQAHLDLDGQSHVIVVSNQTFLQDGRQFEYTESRHTLDKFYFSDIARR, encoded by the coding sequence ATGAGCAAATACAACCAGATCTATACGGATCTGCTTGCCAGCATCACCACCGAACGCCTGCAACGCGGTACGCGCCTTCCCTCCGAGACCGAATTGATGGACGCCTACCAGGCCAGCCGTGGCACCGTGCGCCGCGCCATCGAGCAGTTGCAGGAACGCGGCTTCGCGCAAAAAATCCATGGCAAGGGCACCTTCGTGCTGTCGCCCAACCCGATTGAATTCCAACTGGGCGGCATCGTCAGCTTTTACGAAACCCACGCTGACCTGGGCGATGACGTACACACCGAAGTGGTCGAATTCACCCAGTTCCCGCTGGAAGGTTCACTGCTGCAACACATCGAGGCCGAAGCCGGCACGCTGATCACCCGCATCAAACGGGTACGGCGCATCGGCGGCAAACGGGTGATCCTCGACATCAACCACTTCGTCGCCGACCTGATCCCGGGCCTGGACCGCAGCATCGCCGAGCAGTCGATCTACGCGTTCATCGAACAGACCCTGCAACTGCAGATCAGCTACGCCCAACGCACCATCGAAGCCCTGCCCCGCAGCAAAGACGACCAGGCACACCTGGACCTCGATGGCCAAAGCCATGTGATCGTGGTGAGCAACCAGACGTTTTTGCAGGATGGGCGGCAGTTCGAGTACACCGAGTCGCGGCATACGTTGGATAAGTTTTACTTTTCGGATATTGCTCGGCGTTGA
- a CDS encoding sulfite exporter TauE/SafE family protein has product MSLVELMSQWSFSAVEWLVIGVGVVVAYIVFGIAGFGTALVAGPILIVFMPLSKIIPLLVLLDFVAAFGNLLQSRRDVNKSELLRLLPCMAIGCTLGVVFLLNLHSDLLLLLMGLFISAYALYSLAVKARPTQLSAGWSVPMGTVGGLFGALFGSGGFLYAIYLNSRLPKDAARATQSALISCSTVVRLSLFLLAGVYADLPLLILALCLLPAMALGLWFGRRLTMRMSREAFVRLVTWLVLASGLALIGRYLST; this is encoded by the coding sequence ATGAGCCTGGTTGAGCTGATGAGCCAATGGTCGTTTAGCGCTGTGGAGTGGCTGGTGATCGGCGTGGGGGTGGTGGTTGCCTACATCGTGTTCGGCATCGCCGGGTTCGGCACGGCGCTGGTGGCGGGGCCGATCCTGATCGTGTTTATGCCGCTGTCGAAGATCATTCCACTGTTGGTGCTGCTGGATTTTGTCGCCGCCTTTGGCAACCTCCTGCAATCGCGGCGTGACGTGAATAAGTCGGAATTGCTGCGGCTGCTGCCCTGCATGGCGATTGGCTGCACGCTGGGCGTGGTGTTCCTGCTCAACCTGCATTCCGACCTGTTGTTGCTATTGATGGGGCTGTTTATCAGCGCCTATGCGCTCTACAGCCTGGCGGTGAAAGCGCGGCCTACGCAGCTGTCGGCGGGGTGGTCGGTGCCCATGGGCACGGTCGGCGGGTTGTTTGGGGCGTTGTTCGGCAGTGGTGGCTTTTTATATGCGATCTACCTCAACAGCCGTTTGCCCAAGGACGCAGCGCGCGCCACGCAAAGCGCGCTGATCAGTTGCAGCACGGTGGTGCGCCTGAGCCTGTTCCTGCTCGCCGGGGTGTATGCGGATTTGCCGCTGTTGATATTGGCGCTGTGCCTGCTGCCGGCGATGGCGTTAGGGCTGTGGTTTGGCCGTAGGTTGACGATGCGCATGTCGCGGGAGGCGTTTGTGCGGTTGGTGACGTGGTTGGTGTTGGCCAGTGGGCTTGCGTTGATTGGGCGGTATTTGAGTACTTGA
- the guaB gene encoding IMP dehydrogenase, which translates to MLRISQEALTFDDILLVPGYSEVLPNEVSLKTRLTRGIELNIPLVSAAMDTVTEARLAIAMAQEGGIGIIHKNMTIEQQAAEVRKVKRYEAGVVKDPITIEADATVRDLFDLTRLHNISGVPVLHDGDLVGIVTSRDVRFENRLEVTVREVMTPKERLVTVKEGADKNDVRELLHKHRIERVLIVDDKFALKGMMTVNDIEKAKAYPLASKDDQGRLRVGAAVGTGKDTGDRVSALVAAGVDVVVVDTAHGHSKGVIDRVRWVKQNFPDVQVIGGNIATGAAAKALAEAGADAVKVGIGPGSICTTRIVAGVGVPQISAIANVAAALEGTGVPLIADGGIRFSGDLSKAIVAGASCVMMGSMFAGTEEAPGEIELFQGRSYKAYRGMGSLGAMSQAQGSSDRYFQDSSAGAEKLVPEGIEGRVPYKGTLSAIIHQLMGGLRSSMGYTGSADIEEMRTKPEFVRITGAGMAESHVHDVQITKEAPNYRVG; encoded by the coding sequence ATGCTGCGTATCAGCCAAGAAGCTCTGACATTCGACGACATTCTCCTAGTGCCCGGTTATTCCGAGGTGCTTCCTAACGAAGTCAGTCTCAAGACCCGCCTAACCCGTGGCATCGAGCTGAATATTCCCCTGGTTTCCGCTGCGATGGACACCGTTACCGAAGCCCGCTTGGCCATTGCAATGGCGCAGGAAGGCGGTATCGGCATCATCCACAAGAACATGACCATCGAGCAGCAAGCTGCCGAAGTGCGCAAGGTCAAGCGTTACGAAGCCGGTGTGGTGAAAGATCCAATCACCATCGAAGCCGACGCCACCGTGCGTGACCTGTTCGACCTGACCCGCCTGCACAACATCTCCGGCGTTCCGGTGCTGCACGATGGCGACCTGGTCGGCATCGTCACTTCGCGTGACGTGCGTTTCGAGAACCGTCTTGAAGTTACCGTCCGTGAAGTGATGACGCCGAAAGAGCGCCTCGTTACCGTCAAGGAAGGCGCCGACAAGAACGACGTGCGCGAACTGCTGCACAAGCACCGCATCGAGCGCGTGCTGATCGTCGACGACAAATTCGCCCTCAAAGGCATGATGACCGTCAACGACATCGAAAAAGCCAAGGCTTACCCGCTGGCCAGCAAGGATGACCAAGGTCGTCTGCGCGTTGGCGCCGCCGTCGGTACCGGTAAAGACACCGGCGACCGCGTTTCGGCGCTGGTTGCTGCCGGTGTGGACGTGGTGGTGGTCGACACCGCCCACGGTCACTCCAAAGGTGTGATCGACCGCGTGCGTTGGGTCAAGCAGAACTTCCCTGACGTGCAGGTGATCGGCGGCAACATCGCCACCGGCGCTGCCGCCAAGGCCCTGGCCGAAGCGGGCGCCGACGCGGTCAAGGTCGGTATCGGCCCTGGCTCGATCTGCACCACGCGCATCGTCGCCGGTGTGGGCGTGCCGCAAATCAGCGCCATCGCCAACGTCGCCGCTGCCCTTGAAGGCACTGGCGTACCGTTGATCGCTGACGGCGGCATCCGCTTCTCCGGTGACCTGTCCAAGGCCATCGTCGCCGGTGCTTCCTGCGTGATGATGGGCTCGATGTTCGCCGGTACTGAAGAAGCGCCAGGCGAGATCGAACTGTTCCAGGGCCGTTCGTACAAGGCTTATCGTGGAATGGGTTCGCTGGGCGCCATGTCCCAGGCGCAAGGCTCTTCCGACCGTTACTTCCAGGACTCCTCGGCAGGCGCCGAGAAGCTCGTACCGGAAGGCATCGAAGGCCGTGTGCCGTACAAAGGCACCCTGAGCGCGATCATCCATCAACTGATGGGCGGCCTGCGTTCCTCGATGGGCTACACCGGCAGCGCCGACATCGAAGAAATGCGCACCAAGCCTGAGTTTGTTCGGATCACCGGCGCCGGCATGGCTGAATCCCATGTCCACGACGTGCAGATCACCAAGGAAGCGCCAAACTACCGCGTAGGTTGA
- a CDS encoding M23 family metallopeptidase, with protein MPRLFSLLMLLCLACNAHADSYITRTLNKPVPGGVAVVELGPAAAAPKATYQGKPVLVVKEQDNWLAIVGIPLTVKPGNERISSGGRNLPFIVGYKKYPEQRITLKNKSQVNPDPAQLKRIEAELAVQLKAYRSFSPNLPSNLVLDKPVNGPLSSKFGVRRFFNGEERNPHSGLDFAVPAGTPIKTPANGKVILVGNYFFNGNTVFVDHGQGFISMFCHMSTIDVKVGQQLVRGAVVGKVGSTGRATGPHMHWNVSLNDARVDPAIFIGAFQP; from the coding sequence ATGCCACGTCTATTTAGCCTGCTGATGCTGCTGTGCCTCGCCTGCAACGCCCACGCCGACAGCTACATCACCCGCACCTTGAACAAACCCGTGCCCGGCGGCGTCGCCGTGGTCGAACTCGGCCCTGCGGCCGCCGCGCCAAAAGCCACGTACCAGGGCAAGCCGGTGCTGGTGGTGAAAGAACAGGACAACTGGCTGGCAATTGTCGGCATCCCGCTGACCGTCAAGCCAGGCAACGAGCGCATCAGCAGCGGCGGGCGCAACTTGCCGTTTATCGTCGGCTACAAGAAGTATCCGGAACAGCGCATCACCTTGAAGAACAAAAGCCAGGTCAACCCCGACCCGGCGCAGCTCAAGCGCATCGAAGCGGAACTGGCGGTGCAGCTCAAGGCTTACCGCAGCTTCAGCCCCAACCTGCCGAGCAACCTGGTGCTCGATAAACCGGTGAATGGACCGCTGTCGAGCAAGTTCGGCGTGCGCCGCTTCTTCAACGGCGAAGAGCGCAACCCCCACTCCGGCCTCGACTTTGCGGTACCGGCCGGCACGCCGATCAAGACACCGGCGAACGGCAAGGTGATTCTGGTGGGCAACTACTTCTTCAATGGCAACACCGTATTTGTCGACCATGGCCAGGGCTTTATCAGCATGTTCTGCCATATGTCGACAATCGACGTGAAAGTCGGCCAGCAACTGGTACGCGGCGCCGTGGTGGGCAAGGTCGGTTCGACCGGCCGCGCAACCGGGCCGCATATGCATTGGAATGTCAGCCTCAACGATGCGCGAGTCGACCCGGCGATCTTTATCGGCGCGTTCCAACCCTGA
- a CDS encoding LysR family transcriptional regulator has protein sequence MISTRQLRYFVEIADSGSFSAAAERLFIAQSALSRQIKELEAQLQTPLFERTARQPRLTAAGEAFYPRARNLLSELLKASEMATQVGNGQLGTLRLSHSSTVPMSGVLLQGISTWLQRCPGASMDIAKLSSEAQLEEIAEGRLDVGLLRLPVLRQREGVRVVPLYEEHVLLAVPPGHRLARSNAPVELAQLKDEAFISIPHPQRGGLSYLSAELCMRAGFFPKAARVMSRKTTQLQLIQAGFGIALLPKSMQHIAPTNVLFLPLADTDCLSTVALACAQAPSALVEQFCQTVHECL, from the coding sequence GTGATCTCTACCCGCCAACTGCGTTATTTCGTTGAAATCGCCGACAGCGGCAGTTTCAGTGCTGCCGCCGAGCGCCTTTTTATCGCCCAGTCCGCTCTGAGCCGACAGATCAAGGAGCTGGAAGCCCAGTTGCAAACCCCGCTGTTCGAGCGCACCGCGCGCCAACCGCGCTTGACCGCTGCCGGCGAGGCCTTCTACCCACGGGCGCGCAACCTGCTGAGTGAGTTGCTCAAGGCCAGTGAAATGGCGACCCAAGTGGGCAATGGCCAGCTCGGCACCCTGCGCCTGAGCCATTCGAGCACCGTGCCGATGAGCGGTGTTTTGCTGCAAGGCATCAGCACCTGGCTGCAGCGCTGCCCCGGCGCGTCGATGGATATCGCCAAACTGTCCTCCGAAGCGCAACTGGAGGAAATCGCCGAAGGGCGGCTGGACGTCGGCCTGCTGCGTTTGCCGGTGTTGCGCCAGCGCGAAGGCGTGCGCGTCGTGCCGTTATATGAAGAGCACGTGCTGCTGGCCGTGCCGCCTGGCCATCGATTGGCACGTAGCAATGCCCCTGTCGAATTGGCGCAGCTCAAAGACGAGGCATTTATCTCGATCCCCCATCCGCAGCGTGGCGGCCTGAGTTATCTGTCAGCCGAGTTGTGCATGCGCGCGGGCTTTTTTCCCAAGGCCGCGCGGGTAATGTCGCGTAAAACCACGCAGCTGCAGTTGATCCAGGCCGGCTTCGGTATTGCCTTGTTACCAAAATCCATGCAGCACATCGCCCCCACCAATGTGCTTTTTTTACCCCTGGCCGACACCGACTGCCTGAGTACCGTGGCCCTGGCTTGTGCGCAAGCGCCGAGCGCGCTGGTGGAGCAGTTCTGTCAAACCGTGCACGAATGCCTATAA
- the xseA gene encoding exodeoxyribonuclease VII large subunit gives MIKDPFARLGLDREVLTVSQLNGRARVLLEDVFTNIWVEGEISNLARPASGHVYFTLKDSGAQVRCALFRNNAARVRQALKDGLAVKVRGKVSLFEGRGDYQLILDTVEPAGDGALRLAFDALKEKLSAEGLFSADHKVPLPAHPRRIGIISSPTGAVIRDIISVFRRRAPNIELTLIPTAVQGREAIPQIVRALKLADARGFDALILARGGGSLEDLWCFNEEAVARAVDACVTPIVSAIGHETDVSISDFVADVRAPTPSAAAELLAPDAGHLVRQVENLHRRLVMLMRNRLTHDRLRLEGMARRLRHPGERLRQQAQRLDDLDMRLRRAFERSLNTRRERLIRLETRLAGQHPGRQLALLRQRLDSLAERLPRAMREGLKARRLQLQSQVQTLHVVSPLATLGRGYSILLDERGQAIRNAAQTHTGQRLTARLGEGQLQVRVEDNHLTPVTLSLLD, from the coding sequence ATGATTAAAGACCCTTTTGCCCGCCTGGGCCTGGACCGCGAAGTCCTCACTGTCAGCCAACTCAACGGCCGCGCGCGGGTGTTGCTGGAAGACGTGTTCACCAATATCTGGGTTGAAGGCGAGATCTCCAACCTCGCCCGCCCGGCCTCCGGCCATGTGTACTTCACCCTCAAGGACAGCGGCGCCCAAGTGCGTTGCGCGTTGTTTCGCAACAACGCCGCACGGGTGCGCCAGGCACTCAAGGATGGCCTGGCGGTCAAGGTGCGCGGCAAGGTCTCGCTGTTCGAGGGCCGTGGCGACTACCAGTTGATCCTCGACACCGTGGAGCCTGCCGGCGATGGCGCGCTGCGTCTGGCCTTTGATGCTTTGAAGGAAAAACTCAGCGCCGAAGGGCTGTTCAGTGCCGACCACAAGGTGCCGCTGCCGGCGCATCCGCGGCGCATCGGTATTATCAGTTCGCCGACTGGCGCGGTGATTCGCGACATCATCAGCGTGTTCCGCCGCCGCGCGCCGAATATTGAACTGACACTGATCCCGACCGCCGTGCAAGGCCGCGAAGCCATCCCGCAGATTGTGCGCGCGCTGAAACTCGCAGACGCACGTGGCTTCGACGCGCTGATCCTGGCCCGAGGCGGCGGCTCGCTGGAAGACCTGTGGTGCTTCAACGAAGAAGCCGTGGCCCGTGCGGTGGATGCCTGCGTCACGCCCATCGTCAGCGCCATCGGCCACGAAACCGATGTGTCCATCAGCGACTTTGTGGCGGACGTGCGCGCGCCTACCCCGTCTGCTGCTGCTGAACTGCTGGCTCCGGACGCCGGCCACCTGGTGCGCCAGGTCGAGAACCTGCACCGGCGCCTGGTGATGCTGATGCGCAATCGCCTGACCCACGACCGCCTGCGCCTGGAGGGCATGGCCCGCCGCCTGCGCCATCCCGGCGAGCGTCTGCGCCAGCAGGCCCAGCGCCTGGACGACCTGGACATGCGCCTGCGCCGCGCCTTCGAGCGTAGCCTCAATACCCGTCGCGAACGCCTGATCCGCCTGGAAACCCGCCTTGCCGGCCAGCACCCGGGGCGCCAACTCGCCCTGCTGCGCCAGCGCCTGGACAGCCTGGCCGAACGCCTGCCCCGCGCGATGCGCGAAGGCCTCAAGGCACGCCGCCTGCAACTACAAAGCCAAGTGCAGACACTACACGTGGTCAGCCCGCTGGCAACCCTGGGCCGTGGCTACAGCATCTTGCTCGACGAACGCGGCCAGGCCATCCGCAATGCCGCGCAAACCCACACCGGCCAGCGCCTGACCGCGCGCCTGGGTGAAGGCCAATTGCAAGTGCGGGTGGAAGACAACCACCTGACACCCGTCACCCTTTCGTTATTGGATTGA